Proteins found in one Litorihabitans aurantiacus genomic segment:
- a CDS encoding DeoR/GlpR family DNA-binding transcription regulator yields the protein MEREDRLSRLVDYIVEHGSVHVDDVVATFDISPATARRDLDALAEQQLVSRTRGGAVSNSTSGDTPLRYRTVRHGGAKRAIASAVAAMVTPGEVIAFNGGTTTTAAAFEVGIRTAADPAFHDVTTTVVTNAVNIANDLVVRPALRIVVTGGVARPRSYELVGPLASLKLPDITIDTLFLGAHALDVERGYFTHHDGEAAINAELVRLARRTVAVVDSSKLGATAFARICGVDDVDVLLTDAGADPGSLDRVREHGVDVVTVGGPGEG from the coding sequence GTGGAGCGCGAGGACCGCCTGTCCCGTCTGGTCGACTACATCGTCGAGCACGGCTCGGTGCACGTCGACGACGTCGTGGCGACCTTCGACATCTCCCCGGCGACCGCGCGACGCGACCTCGACGCGCTCGCCGAGCAGCAGCTCGTGAGTCGCACGCGCGGCGGTGCCGTCAGCAACAGCACCTCCGGCGACACGCCCCTGCGCTACCGGACGGTCCGGCACGGCGGCGCCAAGCGCGCCATCGCCTCGGCCGTGGCCGCGATGGTCACGCCGGGCGAGGTGATCGCGTTCAACGGCGGGACGACGACGACCGCGGCCGCCTTCGAGGTCGGCATCCGCACGGCGGCCGACCCGGCGTTCCACGACGTCACGACCACGGTGGTGACGAACGCCGTCAACATCGCCAACGACCTGGTGGTGCGACCGGCGCTGCGGATCGTCGTCACCGGCGGGGTCGCGAGGCCGCGCTCGTACGAGCTGGTGGGTCCGCTGGCCTCGCTGAAGCTGCCCGACATCACGATCGACACGCTGTTCCTGGGGGCGCACGCGCTCGACGTCGAGCGCGGCTACTTCACCCACCACGACGGCGAGGCCGCGATCAACGCGGAGCTCGTGCGCCTCGCGCGCCGGACGGTCGCCGTCGTGGACTCCTCCAAGCTCGGGGCGACGGCGTTCGCCAGGATCTGCGGGGTCGACGACGTCGACGTGCTCCTGACCGACGCCGGGGCGGACCCCGGGTCGCTGGACCGGGTGCGGGAGCACGGGGTCGACGTCGTCACGGTCGGGGGCCCGGGCGAGGGCTGA
- a CDS encoding SDR family oxidoreductase produces the protein MARPAVVAPEVLVQSRLIAVTGATGHLGRAVTADLAARGERLRLVVRDPSRAPEGPHEVVMASYGDGDAARLALAGVDTLLLVSASESADRLEQHRTVVDAAVEAGVRHVVYTSFLGAAPDATFTLARDHWATEEHLRATGVAHTFLRDSFYLDLLPEFADESGAIRGPAGAGRVGAVARADVARAAAAVLVDPDAHAGRAYELTGPEALTLGEVAAVVTEVTGRPTRYVDETLPEAHASRAAFGAPAWQVEAWISTYIAIAVGEVAAVTDDVERLTGRAPLSLAEVLRGSRPRWLSPRPGPRP, from the coding sequence GTGGCGAGACCCGCCGTCGTCGCCCCGGAGGTCCTCGTGCAGAGCCGTCTCATCGCCGTCACCGGCGCCACCGGCCACCTCGGCCGTGCCGTGACCGCCGACCTCGCCGCACGCGGCGAGCGTCTGCGCCTGGTCGTCCGCGACCCGTCGCGCGCGCCGGAGGGCCCGCACGAGGTGGTGATGGCGAGCTACGGCGACGGCGACGCGGCCCGCCTCGCGCTCGCCGGGGTCGACACGCTCCTGCTCGTGTCGGCCTCGGAGAGCGCCGATCGTCTGGAGCAGCACCGCACCGTGGTCGACGCCGCCGTCGAGGCGGGTGTTCGCCACGTCGTCTACACGTCGTTCCTCGGCGCGGCGCCGGACGCGACCTTCACCCTCGCGCGCGACCACTGGGCCACCGAGGAGCACCTGCGGGCCACCGGCGTCGCCCACACGTTCCTGCGCGACTCCTTCTACCTCGACCTGCTGCCGGAGTTCGCCGACGAGAGCGGCGCGATCCGCGGCCCCGCCGGCGCGGGGCGCGTCGGCGCGGTCGCCCGCGCCGACGTCGCCCGTGCGGCCGCCGCCGTGCTGGTCGATCCCGACGCGCACGCCGGTCGCGCCTACGAGCTCACCGGTCCGGAGGCGCTCACGCTGGGCGAGGTGGCCGCCGTCGTCACCGAGGTCACCGGCCGCCCCACGCGGTACGTCGACGAGACGCTGCCGGAGGCGCACGCCTCGCGCGCCGCCTTCGGCGCGCCGGCGTGGCAGGTCGAGGCGTGGATCTCGACCTACATCGCGATCGCCGTCGGCGAGGTGGCGGCGGTGACGGACGACGTCGAGCGCCTCACCGGGCGCGCGCCGCTCTCGCTCGCGGAGGTGCTCCGGGGCTCGAGGCCGCGGTGGCTCAGCCCTCGCCCGGGCCCCCGACCGTGA
- a CDS encoding copper resistance CopC family protein, whose product MPAHPSPGARPVRSATAAAVAALTAALALVALASPPAQAHDQLVASSPADGAHLDAAPTEIRLSFSGEPLELGTKAMVTTAQDPARDLALGTSVDGRDVVTEVADLPDGHYDVRWRVISSDGHPISGLIPFSVGDAGQRPATAGTTAPEVGADGPDESGASGTPSASDASPAVQAPGDGAPLRTVAVAVAGAGAAVLAVWLIGRVRRRAR is encoded by the coding sequence GTGCCCGCACACCCCTCACCGGGGGCGCGACCGGTGCGCTCGGCGACGGCTGCCGCCGTCGCCGCGCTGACCGCTGCGCTCGCCCTCGTCGCCCTCGCATCCCCACCGGCGCAGGCCCACGACCAGCTCGTGGCCTCCAGCCCCGCCGACGGTGCCCACCTGGACGCCGCACCGACCGAGATCCGGCTGAGCTTCAGCGGTGAGCCGCTCGAGCTCGGCACGAAGGCGATGGTCACCACCGCGCAGGATCCCGCCCGGGACCTCGCGCTGGGGACCAGCGTCGACGGCCGCGACGTCGTCACCGAGGTGGCGGACCTGCCGGACGGTCACTACGACGTCCGCTGGCGCGTGATCTCCTCCGACGGCCACCCGATCTCGGGACTGATCCCGTTCTCGGTCGGGGACGCGGGGCAGCGGCCGGCGACGGCGGGCACGACCGCGCCGGAGGTCGGCGCGGACGGACCGGACGAGTCGGGTGCCTCGGGCACCCCGAGCGCGTCCGACGCCTCGCCGGCGGTGCAGGCCCCCGGTGACGGCGCGCCCCTGCGCACCGTGGCCGTGGCCGTGGCCGGAGCCGGCGCAGCCGTCCTCGCCGTGTGGTTGATCGGTCGGGTGCGCCGCCGGGCGCGATGA
- a CDS encoding Dyp-type peroxidase, with amino-acid sequence MVVPFHGPDQAGLTVRPQAWSTFLALDLLAETDADGLRRLMRLLSDDASRLTSGEPALADSEPELATRPARLTVTFGFGPAFVARAGGEVPAWLGPLPAFAVDRLEEAWSHGDLLLEIASDDPTTLAHATRMLLKDTRSFATVRWVQRGFRRAHGSMANGTTMRNLFGQVDGTVNPGPASADFDGLVRIRDGGWLTGGTSLVVRRTAMDLEGWDRLDRPGREASVGRRLDTGAPLTGGGEHTEPDFEARDAVGFPVIAEFSHVRRARSDDPRERFYRRGYNYDDTPAPGQISNSGLIFACFQADPLTQFVPVQQRLSDLDLLNEWTTPIGSAVFAIPPGCDEGGFVGQTLLID; translated from the coding sequence ATGGTCGTCCCCTTCCACGGCCCGGACCAGGCGGGCCTGACGGTTCGTCCGCAGGCGTGGTCGACCTTCCTCGCGCTCGATCTCCTGGCCGAGACCGATGCCGACGGTCTGCGGCGGCTGATGCGGCTCCTGTCCGACGACGCGTCCCGGCTCACGAGCGGTGAGCCCGCGCTGGCCGACTCGGAACCGGAGCTGGCCACGCGACCGGCGCGGCTGACGGTGACGTTCGGCTTCGGGCCCGCGTTCGTCGCACGCGCCGGTGGTGAGGTCCCCGCCTGGCTGGGGCCGCTCCCGGCCTTCGCCGTCGACCGCCTCGAGGAGGCCTGGTCGCACGGCGACCTGCTGCTGGAGATCGCCTCCGACGACCCGACGACCCTCGCCCACGCCACCCGGATGCTGCTCAAGGACACGCGGTCGTTCGCGACCGTGCGGTGGGTGCAGCGCGGGTTCCGGCGCGCCCACGGTTCGATGGCCAACGGCACGACCATGCGCAACCTGTTCGGGCAGGTCGACGGCACGGTCAACCCGGGGCCCGCGTCGGCGGACTTCGACGGCCTGGTCCGCATCCGCGACGGCGGGTGGCTCACCGGCGGCACCAGCCTCGTGGTGCGCCGCACCGCGATGGACCTGGAGGGGTGGGACCGGCTCGACCGGCCCGGCCGCGAGGCCTCGGTCGGCCGGAGGTTGGACACCGGCGCCCCGCTGACCGGTGGTGGCGAGCACACCGAACCGGACTTCGAGGCGCGCGACGCCGTGGGCTTCCCCGTCATCGCGGAGTTCTCGCACGTCCGGCGCGCGCGTTCGGACGATCCTCGGGAGCGCTTCTACCGGCGGGGCTACAACTACGACGACACGCCCGCACCCGGGCAGATCAGTAATTCGGGACTGATCTTCGCCTGCTTCCAGGCCGACCCGCTCACGCAGTTCGTACCGGTCCAGCAACGACTGTCGGACCTGGACCTGCTGAACGAGTGGACGACGCCCATCGGCTCCGCCGTGTTCGCGATCCCGCCCGGGTGCGACGAGGGCGGGTTCGTCGGTCAGACCCTGCTGATCGACTGA
- a CDS encoding SRPBCC family protein, which translates to MTADDTSTTDLRRALTGSADAPALQLRRTYRTGAEDLWSALTDPDRLARWFGRIETLPVEVGDAFRVAVGEPDEPLAQGRLVSCRAPRRLVYDWTYGGSSSTVSITLTPRADDRTELRIDHARLDPRHLVGYGGGWEDGLAVLSAQLGAAARTAGAPADVEIAAQHAWTRLTEHPVQLERSLSAGPATVWRALTTAEGLRPWWWSHWADVELDIPSRVGGSYRISVASAGIDLSGEIVSCTPREHLALTWTWSDADGVSVDEAVDIRLVPEGRATRVVIRHTGPWPDERQSVEYAEGWESTLDVLDALIGGDRD; encoded by the coding sequence ATGACCGCTGACGACACGAGCACGACCGACCTGCGTCGTGCCCTCACGGGCTCGGCCGACGCGCCCGCACTGCAGCTGCGACGCACCTACCGGACCGGTGCCGAGGACCTCTGGTCGGCGCTCACCGATCCGGACCGGCTCGCGCGATGGTTCGGACGGATCGAGACCCTCCCGGTGGAGGTGGGCGACGCGTTCCGGGTCGCCGTCGGCGAGCCGGACGAGCCCCTCGCGCAGGGACGTCTCGTCTCGTGCCGCGCGCCCCGCCGGCTCGTCTACGACTGGACCTACGGCGGCAGCTCCAGCACGGTGTCCATCACGCTCACGCCACGGGCTGACGACCGGACCGAGCTCCGGATCGACCACGCACGGCTCGACCCCCGGCACCTCGTCGGCTACGGCGGGGGCTGGGAGGACGGGCTGGCGGTGCTGTCCGCGCAGCTCGGGGCAGCGGCACGGACCGCGGGTGCACCTGCCGACGTCGAGATCGCCGCGCAGCACGCCTGGACACGACTCACGGAGCACCCCGTGCAGCTGGAACGCTCGTTGTCGGCGGGTCCGGCGACCGTCTGGCGAGCCCTCACCACGGCCGAGGGGCTGCGCCCCTGGTGGTGGTCGCACTGGGCCGACGTCGAGCTCGACATTCCCTCGCGCGTCGGCGGTAGCTACCGCATCAGCGTGGCGAGCGCGGGCATCGACCTCTCCGGCGAGATCGTCTCGTGCACGCCTCGGGAGCATCTCGCGCTCACCTGGACATGGAGCGACGCCGACGGCGTCTCGGTCGACGAGGCGGTCGACATCCGTCTCGTGCCGGAGGGGAGGGCGACGCGGGTCGTCATCCGGCACACCGGCCCCTGGCCGGACGAGCGCCAGTCGGTCGAGTACGCCGAGGGCTGGGAGTCGACCCTCGACGTGCTGGACGCCCTGATCGGCGGCGACCGCGACTGA